The stretch of DNA CGGCCCCGTTCGGCCCCAGCAGCCCCAGTATCTCGCCCCGCCGCAAACCAAGCTCCACGCCGCGCAGCACCGGACGCCCCGACAGCGTCAGCCCCAGACCCCTGGTTTCCAGCGCGATCCCCGTCATGCCCCCACTCCCCGGCTGCGGATCACCAGCCACAGGAAGAAGGGCGCGCCAATGAGCGCGGTCAGGACGCCCACATTCAGCTCCCGCCCCTCGATCGCCAGCCGCGCGGCGATGTCGGCCGCCAGCAGGAGCGCCGCGCCGCCCAGTCCCGAGGGCAGCAGCAGCGCGCCCGGCATCCGGTTCGTGAGCGGGCGCAGCAGATGCGGCACCACGAGCCCGATGAAGCCGATCGCCCCGGTCACCGCCGTGCCCGCGCCCACGCAGAGCGCCACGCCCGCGACCAGCCGCAGCCGCACCCGCGACAGCGCCACGCCCATGCCGGTTGCCGCCTCCTCGCCCAGCGACAGCGCGTCCAGCGCACGGGCGGTGGAAAGCACCAGCGCCCAGCCCGCCAGCATCAGCGGCAGGGCAAGCCAGACATGCTCCATCGAGCGGTCCTTGATCGAGCCGAGAAGCCAGAAGATGATCTCGTAGCTGGCAAAGGGATTGGGCGACAGGTTCAGCACCAGCGATGTAAGCGCCCCCGCCAGGCTGGAGATCGCGACCCCCGCAAGGATCAGCGTCAGCGTGCTGGCCGCGCGTGCCGCCAGCGCCAACAGGACAAGAACCGCGACCGCCGCCCCCGTCAGCGCACCCGCCGGCAGTACCCACAGCGCGGCCCCCGCCACACCGGTGTAGAACATCAGCACCGCGCCCAGCGATGCGGTCGCCGAGACGCCGATCACGCCCGGTTCGGCCAGCGGGTTGCGCAGGAAGCCCTGCAACGCCGCGCCAGACAGCCCCAGCCCGAAGCCCACCAGCGCCGCCAGCAGCGCCCGCGGCAGCCGCACCTCGCGCAGGATCAGCGCGGCCGGATCGTCGCCGCCAGCGATCAGCGCGCGCAGCGCATCGGGCGTGGGTATCGGCGCGGGACCGATGGCAAGCGAGGCCGCGAACAGCGCCAGGGTCAGCGCCGCAAGGGGCAAGGTCAGCCGCCCGATCATGCGCCCCCCCCTGGCCGCAGCCGTGCCAGCGCGCGCAGCGCATCCAGCGTGAAGGGCCCGCCGCAGGAGAACGCCGCCTCGGGCAGGGCGCCCCGGCCTTGCGGGGCGAGTAGCGCCAATGCCGGATGGCGCATCGCCAGGTCCGCCAGCGCGGGCGCGCTGCCCTCGGGCTCGGACAGCACCAGCAGGTCGGGCGGATCGCTCAGCAGCAGCTCAAGCGGGTAGGGGGCGACCCCGGTCACGCCGTAGATCTCTGCCTGGTTGCGCAGACCCAGCGCGGCAAGGGCGCTGGAGGCAAGCGTGCCGCCGCCGGACACGACGCCGTTCTGGCCGTAGAACAGCGCCGTCGGGCTGCCCGGCGTCACCGGACGCGTCAGCGCGGAAAGCTCTGCCTCGAAGGCGGCGGCCATGGCCTCGCCCCGCGCTTCCTGCCCCAGAAGCCGGCCCATGCGCCGGATGTCACCGGGGATGGTGTCGAGCGTCTGGGTGTAGTCGAAAGCCTCGATCCGCGTGCCCAGGCCCTCGAGCAGGCGGGCGGTGTCGGTCAGCCCGAAGGTGCCCGTGACCACCAGGTCGGGGCGCGCCGCCAGCACCTCCTCGGCCGCGCCGCCGTTCTTGGGATAGGCGGCCGCGCGTTCCCAGTTGGCCGACAGCGAGGGGTCGTCGGCCAGTACGGAAAGCGATACGATCTGGCCGGGGTCGGCCAGATCCAGCACCAGCTGATCGGTGCACAGGTTCAGCGACATCACCCGTGGCAGCCGCCCCTCGTCGGGGCGGACGGGCGAGGCTGCGACCAGCCCCGCCATCACCGCGAGCCATGCCGCGCGGATCATCTCAGAACCGCGCTTCCAGCCCGGCAAAGATCCCGATGCCGGGGGTGCCGTAGCCCTTGATGACCTGGTAATCCTGATCGAGCAGGTTCTCGCCGCGGACGAACAGCTCCACCCGCTCGCTGGGCCTGTAGGACACGCGCGCGTCCACCAGCAGGTAGTCGTCCACCGGCACGTCCGCGAAGGTGCCGGACCCGGTCGAGACGCGATCCTCCACATCCGCGACCGCGCGGACCGAGCCTGCCACTTCCCACCGGTCGGCGGGCTTCGCCACCGCCGTCAGGCTGAGGGCGTGGCGCGGGATGCGCGGGCGTCGGGCGCCGTCGGGCTGCTCGGTATCGGTGTAGGTATAGGCGCCCCGCACCTCCAGCCGGTCGCCCGGCGACCAGGTAAGCGAGGTTTCCACCCCGCGCCGCTTCGTGGTGCCCGGCAACTGCTCGTAGGAGAAGCTGGCGAAGCTGTAGTCGATCAGGTTGTCGGTATCGAGCAGGAAGCCGGTGACATCCGCGACCAGCGCGCCCCCCAGAAAGGTCTGCTCCAGCCCCAGGTCGATGCTCAGGCTTTCCTCTGGCTCCAGCGCCGGGTTGCCCGTGCCGAAGGGCGCGTAAAGCTCGTAAAGGCTGGGCGCGCGGTAGCCGGTCCCGACCGAGCCGTGCAGCCGGGTCGCGCCGCCGCCCGGCCGCCAGCTGGCGGTCAGCCGGCCGGTGGTCTGGCCGCCGAAAACCTCGTGGTCGTCGTGGCGCAGGCCGGCCGTCAGGCTCAGATCGGCCGAAGGCGTCCAGGTGCCCTGCGCCCAGATCCCGAAGATCGACACCTCGTCCGAGGTCGCGCCGCCGAAATTGTCTGTCACATCGGCGGTCTGCGTCTCGTGATCGGCGCCGAATTGCAGGGTCACGGTGTCCGTGGCATCGAAGCGGCCCTGGTATTCGAGCTTGGTCCGCCGCCCGATGTAGTTGGCCTCGAACGGGCCGAAGCCCGAGACGGTCAACAGGTCGCGATCCACCTCGAAGACCTGCGCGGCGAAGGTGTTGCTGAGCCGCCCGTCCAGCGTCTCGAGCGTGACACCCAGCCGCGCGCCGGTCTGCACCGCCTGCGTCTGGTTGAAGGGGTTGTCCGCCGGGGGGTTGCCGCCGTCGTCGAACTCGGCGTCGCTTTCGATCCTGAGCGCAGAGCCGAAGACGGTGACGCCCTCTCCCACCCGCTGCTCGCCGGCAAGGGTCAGGGTCAGGTTGTCGTAGCCGTCCTTTTCCGCGCCGCCATCCGCCGCGGAAATCCCGTCCGTGCGCAGCCCGCTCAGCCCGAAGGAAAATCGACCGGTGTCCGAGGCCGCGTCGAGCGTGTAGCCCGCGCCCAGCGTGCCCTGCGCACCCGCCTCGATCCGGAAGCCCTGGTAGAGCCCCGGCCCGCGATCCGACAGGGTAGAGATGCCGATGACGCCCGCCACCGCGTCCGCCCCGTAAAGCGTGCTCTGCGACCCCTTGAGCACCTCGACCGAGGCGATGCCCTGGGCGGGCAGATGCTCGAAGGGCACCTGCACCTGGGTCGCGCTCGGGTCGGATATGTCGATGCCGTTGAACAGCGTCTTGACGTATTTCTTGTCCGCGCCGCGCACCGAAAGGCTGGTTTCCTGCCCGGTTCCGCCGGGGGACGAGACGCTGACGCCCGGCAGGGCGGTCAGGTAGTCGGTCAGGCGCGGCTTGCCCTCGGCCTCGATCTCTTCTTCGCTCAGCGTCTCGACCGTGGCGCCGGTCGTCTCAGGGTCCGTGGGCGCGCGGTTCGGCAGGATGACGATTTCCCCGATATCCAGCGTCTGCGCCTGCGATTGGCCATGGGGCGCCAGCCCCGCGCAAAGTCCCGCGAGGACAAGGGGTCCGGTTTTCAGAACGTGCATGCAATCCCTCTTTCGCCCCGACTGGCGGGGGCGTCTTCCGATGTTGCTTTCCACCGGAGGGATCGGACGATTCCACCGGCGATGACGGGCGTCACCACCGATTTGCTCAGTGCCAGGCGCTCCCCGCACCCGGAATGTGACTGTCAGGGCAGGTCTCCTGGCTCGCGGGTCACCGACCTGACCGCCTTCCCGAAGCGCATCGCGCCGCAGTGGCATGTGGATCAGGCCTCACCGCTCACAGTTGCGGGGGCAGCTACGGCAGCGGGCCATGCCCGTTCCGTATTCCCTCTTTCCTCCCGCGCCGACGGTGTCGCCGCGGGAACCTCTGACAGCTTGACGCTAACAGCCGCGTCGGGCGGGGTCAATCACGCAGCCGTGAGAGCCCCGGCTCAGGCCGCCTTCGCTGCGGCCCCCAGCAGCGCCACGTTGCCGCCGGCGGCGGTCGTGTCGATGCAGACATGGCGCTCCAGCCGGCACATCGCCTCCAGGTCGGTGGTGCCGGTCGACAGCGGCAGGATCGCGCCCTTGCGGGCGGCCAGCGCCTTGCGGATCTCGCGCGCCTGTGCCTCCGGACCCCAGAAGGCGACCACGTCGAACCCTTGCAGGTCGCGCAGCGCGCCCGGTGCCAACGTGCCGCGCACGCCGTCGCCCTGGGGCAGGTCGGGGGCCACCATCAGCGCGGTGCAGCGGCGGCCTTCGGCGATGCGGGCCTGTTGCCGCGCCAGTTCCGCCGAGGGGCCGAGGCAGAGCACCCGGCCGCGGGCATAGACCGACAGGCGGTTCGATTCGCCCGTGGGCCCGGGCAGGTCCGCCACCGATTGCGCCTTGCGTGCAGGCCGGGGCAGCGCGGCCAGCGCCGCCGCCACCTTCTGCGGGTCCGCCTCGGCACCCGAGGGCGCATGGCCCTGCACCATGTCCGCGACGGCGAAGCGCGGCAGGTAGTTCGGCCCGCCCGCCTTCGGCCCGGTGCCCGACAGCCCCTCGCCGCCAAAGGGCTGGGAGCCGACGACCGCGCCGATCTGGTTGCGGTTGATGTAGATGTTGCCCACGTTCAGACGCGAGACCGCCTGTTCCACCCTGTCGTCGATGCGCGAATGCATCCCGAAGGTCAGCCCGTAGCCGGTCGCGTTGATCGCATCCACGACCGCGTCCAGATCCTCGGCCCGGTAGCTTGCCACATGCAGCACGGGACCGAAGATCTCGCGCTCCAGATCCGCGATGCCGTTCACGCGGATCACGGTGGGGGCGACGAAGGTGCCGCTTTCGGGCACGTTCAGCCGGTGCAGGACGCGGCCCTCGGCCTCGGCCTGGGCTACATGGGCAAGGATGCCGTCGCGCGCCTCCGCATCGATCACCGGGCCCACATCGGTATCGAGCGCCCAGGGGTCGCCCAGCCTGAGTTCCGCCATCGCCCCGTAAAGCATGCGCAGCACCGTCGCCTCGACATCCTTCTGGACATAGAGCACGCGCAGCGCGGAACAGCGCTGCCCGGCCGAGCGGAAGGCCGAGTTCACGATGTCACGCACCGCCTGCTCGGGCAGGGCGGAGCTGTCCACGATCATCGCGTTCAGCCCGCCGGTTTCCGCGATCAGCGGCGCGGAAGGGGCAAGCGCCCCGGCCATCGCCCGGTGGATCGCCTGCGCCGTCTCGGTCGAGCCGGTGAACGCGACGCCGGCCACCCGCGGGTCCGAAGTGAGCGCCGCGCCTACCACGGCGCCGTCGCCGGGCAGCAGTTGCAGCGCATGGCGCGGCACGCCCGCCTCGAGCAGGATCGCGGTCGCCAGATGGGCTGTCAGCGGCGTCTGCTCGGCCGGTTTCGCCAGCACGCCGTTGCCCGCGGCCAGCGCCGCCGAAACCTGCCCGCAAAAGATCGCCAGCGGGAAGTTCCAGGGCGAGATGCAGGCAAACACGCCGCGCGCGGGCCGGTCCAGCCGCGCCGCCTCGTTGCCGTAGAAGCGCAGGAAATCCACCGCCTCGCGCAATTCGGCCACCGCGTCCGCGGGGGTCTTACCGGCTTCACGCGCGAGCAGCGCAAAGATCTCGCCGAAGCGGCGCTCCATCAGGTCGGCGGCGCGGCGCAGCACCGTGGCCCGCTCGATCGGTCCGGCCTCGGCCCAGGGGCGCGCGGCGGCCAGCGCCGTCTCTACATCCGCGGCCGAGGCAGGCGTCACCGTGCCGACCGTGTCGGCGTGATCGGCCGGGTTCAGCGCGGCCACCGGCTCGCCCCCCGTGGCTTCCCCTGCGATCAGCGGCCCGGCTTGCCAGGCATGGGTGCGGAACGGCGCGCGCTCGGCTTCGAGTTCCGCCAGCAGAACCGGGTCGTGCAGGTCGTAGCCGCGTGCATTGAGCCGCCCCTCGCCGAAGATGGCGGCGGGCGCCACCACCGCGGGCATGCCCGCGCCCAGCGCGCGGTCGAGCGCCGCGAAGGGATCGGCCGCCACGACCGCGGCCGGGATGTCCTCGTCCACGATCTGGTTCACGAAGGAACTGTTGGCGCCGTTCTCCAGCAGGCGGCGCACCAGATAGGCCAGCAGGTCGCGGTGCTTGCCCACCGGCGCGTAGATCCGGCAGCGCGTGCCTTCGGCCTTGCGCACCTGCTCGTGCAGCGCGGCCCCCATCCCGTGCAGGCGCTGGAACTCGTAGGACGCGCCTTCGGGCGCCATTTCCAGAATGGCGGCCACGGTGTGGGCATTGTGCGTGGCGAATTGCGGATAGATGCGGTCCGTCAGGCCCAGCAGCTTCTTCGCGCAGCTGACATAGGACACGTCGGTCGCCACCTTGTGGGTGAAGACCGGGAAATCCGTCAGCCCCTCGACCTGGGCGCGCTTGATCTCGGTGTCCCAGTAGGCGCCCTTGACCAGCCGGACCATGATGCGCCGGTCAAGCCCGGTCGCCAGCGCGTGCAGCCAGTCGATCACCGGCGCGGCACGCTTGCCATAGGCCTGCACCACGACGCCGAAGCCGTCCCAGCCGGCAAGCTCCGGATCGCGCAGCAGCGCCTCGATCACGTCGAGCGACAGGTCCAGACGGTCGGCCTCCTCGGCGTCGATGTTCAGCCCCATGCCCGCCTTGCGCGCCGCCCGCGCGAGGCTCTGGGCGCGGGGGACGAGTTCCTCCATCACGCGGTCGCGCTGGCCTTCCTCATAGCGCGGGAACAGCGCCGACAGCTTGATCGAGATGCCGGGATTGTCCCGGATATCTGCGTTGGTGCAATGGGGTGCCAGCGCCTCGATCGCGTGGCTGTAGGCGCGGAAATAGGTCTCGGCGTCGGGCGAGGTCATCGCCGCCTCGCCCAGCATGTCGTAGGAATAGGTATAGCCCTGGTCCACCCGCGCCTTGCCCCGTTCGAGCGCGTTCTCGATGCTGGTGCCAAGCACGAACTGGCGGCCCATTTCCTTCATCGCGCGGGACACGGCGGTGCGGATCACCGGCTCGCCCAGGCGCTTGACCGCGCGGCGCAGGGTCGAGGCGACGCCGCGATCGGCCGGCTCGGTCAGCACCTTGCCGGTCAGCATCAGCGCCCAGGTCGAGGCGTTGACCAGCGACGAGCTGGAATGGCCCAGATGGCTGCCCCAGGCGGAAGGCGCGATCTTGTCCTCGATCAGCGCGTCGATGGTGTCGGCGTCGGGCACCCGCAGCAGCGCCTCGGCCAGGCACATCAGCGCGACGCCCTCTTCGGTCGAAAGCCCGTACTCGGCGAGGAACACCTCCATCATGCCTGGCGCGGTATCGGCGCGGATCGCCTCGACCAGCCGGGTGCCCCGGACAACGGCGGCGGCGCGCGTCGCCTCATCCACGGGGTGTGCTGCACGCAGACGGGCAAGCACTTCCTCCTGCGGGGCAAGGTGGGTCTGGCGGATGCGGGTGCGCAGATCGGCAAGCGTGGTCATCGGGAACCTCAGGGGAAAAAAGCCTGGGCAGAAGATACCAGATGGCGGGCAGGCATGTTTCCCGTTGATTGCCTTTTGACGGGACGGCATCCTGATCTGAGTGCAGTTTGCAGGATCACATGGGATGCAGGGCTCTGACGACGGGTCATTGGACCGCTACGACCGCGCCATTCTCGATATTCTCTCGCGCGAGGGGCGGCTGGCCATCACCGAGATCGCGAAACGAGTCGGCCTGTCGAAAAGCCCCTGCCAGGTACGCGTGCGCCGGCTGATCGACGATGGCTACATCCTGGGCTTCCAGGCGGTGCTGAACGCCGAGAAGCTGGACCGCACCCATATCGCCTTTGCCGAGGTGAAGCTGTCGAACACCACCGAGGCGGCGCTTGCCGCCTTCAACGCGGCGGCGCGCAAGGTGCCCGAGATCGAGCAGTGCCACCTGATCGCCGGATCGTTCGACTACCTGCTGAAGGTGCGCACCGCCGACATCTCTGCCTATCGGCGGGTGCTGGGCGAGACCATCTCGGCGTTGCCCCATGTGGCAAGCACATCGACCCACGTCTCGATGGAGGCGGTGAAGGAAGCCGGCCACCAGGTGATGGCCGATCCGGGCTGAGGTCTATTCCGCCGGCCGCGGCGCGGGCGCCTCGGGCGCGCGGATCACCCGGCGCAGGATGCGCGGCATCAGAAAGCTGCCGGTGGTGGCCAGCGGTACCGCCAGCGACCAGGCGACCGCGAAGGCCTGCATCCAGCGCCCCGCAAAACCCTCGCCAAGACCGGTATTCACGCCGGTAACGACCCCGGACATGATGAAGGACATGAAGCTTCCCATGATGAAGCCGGCCACCAACGGGGTGAAACGTGGGCTGAACATGATGCGCACCCTTCCGAAATGACATGCGGCGCGGATCGCCCGCGCCGTTCATGCCGATCCTAGGGCGTGCCCCGCGAAAGGAAACCCCCCTGCCGCGGGGAAGGGGCGCACCTGTCCGGCGCGCCCCGTCCGGCCCGGGTCAGGTCAGCCCGGTCTCGAGCGTGACGAAGCGGCGCATGCCCTCGCGCTCCACCAGCACGAGCACGCTGCCGCGCCCGTCGTCCTGCGCCGCCTGCACCACCTCGGCCACCAGCGCCGGGCTTGTCGCCTCGGTCTGGTTCACCGACAGGATCAGGTCGCCTGCGCGCAGGCCGGCCTCGTCCGCGGCCGCGCCGGGCAGCACCTCGGCCACCGCGACGCCCGCCTCGGTCGTGCCCAGCGTCAGGCCAAGCTGCGGCACCTCGACCACGGCGGGCCGGACTTCGGCCGTCCCGGCCATCTCGGCATCGAGCAGGGCCGGCGTGATCGCGAGCGTCGTCTCGGCACCGTTGCGCCAGATGCGGATCTCGGCTTCCGCGCCGACGGGCGCCTCGGCCACCGCGCGGGTCAGGTCGCGCAACTCGCCGACCGGCTCGTCCCCGAAGCCCAGCACCACGTCACCCGGCATCAGGCCCGCCTGCGCCGCGGGGCTGTCGGGCGTCACTTGTGCTACCAGCGCGCCGGTTGCATCCTCCAGCCCCAGGCTTTCGGCGATGTCGGGGCTGACCGGCTGGATCGACACCCCGATCCAGCCGCGCTCGATCCGGCCATCCTCCAGCAGGTCGGCCACGATCTCCTGCGCCTGGTCCGAGGGGATCGCGAAGCCCAGCCCGATGTTGCCGCCCGAGGGCGACAGGATCGCGGTGTTCACGCCGATCACGCGCCCCTCGAGATCGAACAGCGGCCCGCCCGAGTTGCCCCGGTTGATCGCCGCGTCGACCTGAAGATAGTCGTCGTAGGGGCCCGAGTTGATGTTGCGCCCGCGGGCCGAGACGATGCCGGCGGTCACCGTGCCATCCAGCCCCAGCGGGTTGCCGATGGCCACGGCCCAGTCACCCACGCGCACCGCGTCGCTGTCGCCCCAGGCGACGGTGGGCAGATCGCGCCCGGCATCGATGCGCAGCACGGCGATGTCCACCCGGTCGTCGCGGCCGACAAGCTCGGCCTCGTGCTCGCTGCCGTCATCCAGGATCACGGTGATCTCTTCGGCACCCGCGACGACGTGATTGTTGGTCACGATCACCCCGCTTTCGTCGATGATGAACCCGGAGCCGAGGCCCTGCCGCTCTTCCGGCCGACCCTCTGGCGCCGGCGGCATGCCGGGCATGCCCGGCGCTCCGAAGCGCTCGAAGAAATCGCGGAACGGATCGGGGATGTTCTCGGGCATCTGGAACTGGCTCGGGACCATGTCGGGCAGGGCCTGCCGCGTGACGACCGTGACCACGGCGGGTTTCGCCGCCTCGACCAGCGGGGCAAAGCTCTGGAGCTGCGGGGCGGCCTGCGCCCAGACCGGCGCCGCCACCGGCAGCGCCGCCGCCGCGATCGCCGATGCAAGCAGGGCCGACTTGATGGATTTCAATGCAGACATTCCTGTTATCCCTTCACTGGAGTGGTGTCGGTCCGACGCAATGCCGGAGCGTCATGCCTCCCAGATGCGGGCGCTGCCTGTCAGCCGCATGTCGGGAAGATTAAAGATCGTTCATCTGCGACCGCCGGGTTGCACCATTGCGTGAGGTGCCTCACCTATGATGCTCCAGGAAAAGGGTTTCACGGGCGGAAAGAGAGCCATGCGCCTGCTGATCGTGGAAGACGACGCCGAAACCGCGCGCTACCTGACCGAGGGTCTGCGCGAGGAGGGGCATGTCTGCGACCATTGCCATACCGGCACGGCGGGGCTCGCGGCGGCGCTGGGCCAGGATTACGACGCCATCATCATCGACCGCATGCTGCCCGAGCTGGACGGCCTGTCCGTGGTGCGCACCCTGCGCGCCGAGGGGCGCAAGACGCCCGTCCTGGTCCTCAGCGCGCTTGGCCAGGTGGATGACCGGGTCAAGGGGTTGCGCGCGGGCAGCGACGACTACCTCTCAAAGCCCTTCGCCTTTTCCGAGCTTCTGGCGCGTCTCGACGCGCTGACCCGCCGCGCGGTCCCGTCCGAGCAGGGCGAGACGGTGCTGAGGGTGGGCGATCTGGAACTGGATCTTCTGGCCCGCACCGCGCGGCGCGCCGGGCGCGAGATCACGCTGCTGCCGCGCGAATACCGCATCCTTGAATATTTCATGCGCCGCCCCGGCCGGGTGGTGACGCGGACCATGCTGCTGGAAGGGGTGTGGGACTACAATTTCGACCCGCAGACCAACGTGATCGACGTGCATGTCAGCCGTCTTCGGCAAAAGATCGACAAGGGCTTCGACGCGCCCCTTCTGCACACGGTGCGGGGCGCTGGCTACATGCTCAGGGCCGGGGGCTCGTGAGGGGCGTGCTGCGCGGCGCGATCTGGCGCACGACGGCCGCCCGTATCGCGCTGCTCTTCACGGCGCTCTTCTGCGCGGGCCTCGGGATCGGTCTCGGCTCGCTCTATCTCGGCACCATCGGGGTGATCGACCGGCAGACCGACGCCACCCTCGATGCCGAGATCCGCGCCCTGTCCGAAGGCTACCGCGAGGGCGGGCTTCTGCGGCTGGTGGGCGCGATCGAGGCGCGGACCGGGCCCGATGCGCGCAGCGACAACGTCTACCTGCTGGCGGGGCCGCAGGGCGTCCAGATTGCGGGGAACCTGTCGGGCTGGCCCGATGGCGCCAGTTTCGGCGCCGCGTTCAGCTTTCCGGTCCAGCGCCGCGACGGCGCCGAGATCGCCTCGCGCGAGGTGCGGGCGGTCGCCTTCGACCTGGGTGGCGGGTACCGGCTGCTGGTGGGGCGCGACAGTTCCACCCTGGAAGAGTTCCGCGCCCGCTTCATCGACGTGGCGCTCTGGGTGGCCGCCGGCACGCTGGTCATGGGGCTGGCGCTGGGCCTGATCCTGGGCCGCCGGGTGCTGGCCCGCGTCGCCCGCGCGGCCGAGGCGGGCGAGCGCATCGCCGCGGGCAACCTGGATGGCCGCGTGCCGGTGTCGGGCAGCGGCGACGAGTTCGACCGCCTGGCCACCAGCGTGAACGCCATGCTCGACCGGATAGAGGCGCTGATGCAGGGCATGCGGATCGCCACCGACAGCATCAGCCACGACGTGCGCAAGCCGCTGACGCGCGTGCGGGCGGAACTGGATCTTGCCCTGCGGCGCGAGACGGATGCCGCCGGCGCGCAGGCCGCCATGGCGCGGGCTCTGGGCCAGATCGACGCTGCGGTGGGCATCCTCGGCCGGCTGCTGGACATCGCCCGGGCCGAGGCGGGCATGGCCGGGGGCGAGTGGCGGGCGGTGGACCTGTCGCGCATCGCCGAGGATGCGGCCGAGCTGTACCTGCCACTGGCCGAGGAGCGCGGCATCGCGCTGTCGATCGATACCGCCGACCGCAGCCCCGCCCACGGAGAGCCGCAGCTTCTGGCGCAGGCGGTGGCGAACCTGATCGACAACGCGCTGAAATATGCGCCCGCAGCCAGCGGCCTTGTCCGCGTTACCGCCGGGCCCTTGCCGTCTGGCGGCGCCTTTGTCGAGGTGACGGACAACGGCCCCGGCATCCCTACTGAGGCGCGTGACCGGGTGACCGAGCGTTTCGTGCGGCTTGACGCGGCGCGCGGCGGCGATGGGTCGGGGCTGGGCCTGAGCCTTGTGCGGGCGGTGGTGCATCTGCATGGCGGGCGGCTTGCGCTGGGCGATGCCGGGCCGGGCCTGTCGGCGCGGATCGAGTTGCCCCGCTGATCGCCCGCTTGCGCCATGCCCGCACCCGTGCCAATGGGGCAGGCACCGCACTTGACCCGGAGCGCCCGATGACCCGCCGCCTGACCCTGCCGCTGCCCGACGACATGCACCTGCACCTGCGTGATGGTGCAATGCTGAGCGCGGTGGCGCCGATCACCGCGGCGCAGTTCGGGCGCGCGATCATCATGCCCAACCTCGTGCCCCCCGTCGTGACCGGCGCGCAGGCCGCCGCCTATCGCGAGCGGATCCTTGCGGCCCTGCCCGAGGGCAGCCGGTTCGAGCCGCTGATGACGCTCTACCTGACCGAGGAAACGGACCCCGACGATCTGGCCCGCGCCGCTTCGGACGGCATCATCCGGGCCGTGAAGCTCTACCCGGCGGGTGCCACCACCAACTCCGCCTCGGGCGTGCGCGATTTCGACCGGGTCCGCCCCGTGCTCGAGCGCATGGCCGAGATCGGCCTGCCGCTCTGCGTGCACGGCGAGGTGACCGATCCGGCGGTGGACATCTTCGACCGCGAGGCGGTGTTCATCGAAAGCGTGCTCGACCCGATCCGGCGCGCGACGCCGGGCCTGCGCGTCATCATGGAGCATGTGACCACGAAGGACGGCGTGGACTACATCGCCAGCGCGCCCGAGGGGCTGGCGGGGACGCTGACCACCCATCACCTGATCATCAACCGCAACCACCTGCTGGTGGGGGGCATCCGGCCGCATTACTACTGCCTGCCGGTCGCCAAGCGCGAAAGCCACCGGCTGGCCCTGCGCGCCGCCGCCGTGTCGGGCGATCCGCGCTACTTCCTCGGCACCGACAGCGCCCCGCACCTGGATGCGGCGAAGGAAAGCGCCTGCGGCTGCGCGGGCTGCTTCACCGCGCTCAACACGCTGTCCTGCCTGGCGCATGTGTTCGAGGAAGAGGACGCGCTCGACCGGCTGGCGGATTTCGTGGGCGGGTTCGGTGCGGATTACTACCGGCTGCCCCGCCCCGAGGCCACGATCACGCTGGAAAAGGGCGATGCGCCGCTGGAACTGCCCGCGAAGATCGAGACGGGCGAGGGGGCGGTGACCGTGTTCGATCCGGGCTACCCGC from Halovulum dunhuangense encodes:
- a CDS encoding Lrp/AsnC ligand binding domain-containing protein: MQGSDDGSLDRYDRAILDILSREGRLAITEIAKRVGLSKSPCQVRVRRLIDDGYILGFQAVLNAEKLDRTHIAFAEVKLSNTTEAALAAFNAAARKVPEIEQCHLIAGSFDYLLKVRTADISAYRRVLGETISALPHVASTSTHVSMEAVKEAGHQVMADPG
- a CDS encoding DUF2798 domain-containing protein — protein: MFSPRFTPLVAGFIMGSFMSFIMSGVVTGVNTGLGEGFAGRWMQAFAVAWSLAVPLATTGSFLMPRILRRVIRAPEAPAPRPAE
- a CDS encoding response regulator transcription factor, producing MRLLIVEDDAETARYLTEGLREEGHVCDHCHTGTAGLAAALGQDYDAIIIDRMLPELDGLSVVRTLRAEGRKTPVLVLSALGQVDDRVKGLRAGSDDYLSKPFAFSELLARLDALTRRAVPSEQGETVLRVGDLELDLLARTARRAGREITLLPREYRILEYFMRRPGRVVTRTMLLEGVWDYNFDPQTNVIDVHVSRLRQKIDKGFDAPLLHTVRGAGYMLRAGGS
- the putA gene encoding bifunctional proline dehydrogenase/L-glutamate gamma-semialdehyde dehydrogenase PutA, translating into MTTLADLRTRIRQTHLAPQEEVLARLRAAHPVDEATRAAAVVRGTRLVEAIRADTAPGMMEVFLAEYGLSTEEGVALMCLAEALLRVPDADTIDALIEDKIAPSAWGSHLGHSSSSLVNASTWALMLTGKVLTEPADRGVASTLRRAVKRLGEPVIRTAVSRAMKEMGRQFVLGTSIENALERGKARVDQGYTYSYDMLGEAAMTSPDAETYFRAYSHAIEALAPHCTNADIRDNPGISIKLSALFPRYEEGQRDRVMEELVPRAQSLARAARKAGMGLNIDAEEADRLDLSLDVIEALLRDPELAGWDGFGVVVQAYGKRAAPVIDWLHALATGLDRRIMVRLVKGAYWDTEIKRAQVEGLTDFPVFTHKVATDVSYVSCAKKLLGLTDRIYPQFATHNAHTVAAILEMAPEGASYEFQRLHGMGAALHEQVRKAEGTRCRIYAPVGKHRDLLAYLVRRLLENGANSSFVNQIVDEDIPAAVVAADPFAALDRALGAGMPAVVAPAAIFGEGRLNARGYDLHDPVLLAELEAERAPFRTHAWQAGPLIAGEATGGEPVAALNPADHADTVGTVTPASAADVETALAAARPWAEAGPIERATVLRRAADLMERRFGEIFALLAREAGKTPADAVAELREAVDFLRFYGNEAARLDRPARGVFACISPWNFPLAIFCGQVSAALAAGNGVLAKPAEQTPLTAHLATAILLEAGVPRHALQLLPGDGAVVGAALTSDPRVAGVAFTGSTETAQAIHRAMAGALAPSAPLIAETGGLNAMIVDSSALPEQAVRDIVNSAFRSAGQRCSALRVLYVQKDVEATVLRMLYGAMAELRLGDPWALDTDVGPVIDAEARDGILAHVAQAEAEGRVLHRLNVPESGTFVAPTVIRVNGIADLEREIFGPVLHVASYRAEDLDAVVDAINATGYGLTFGMHSRIDDRVEQAVSRLNVGNIYINRNQIGAVVGSQPFGGEGLSGTGPKAGGPNYLPRFAVADMVQGHAPSGAEADPQKVAAALAALPRPARKAQSVADLPGPTGESNRLSVYARGRVLCLGPSAELARQQARIAEGRRCTALMVAPDLPQGDGVRGTLAPGALRDLQGFDVVAFWGPEAQAREIRKALAARKGAILPLSTGTTDLEAMCRLERHVCIDTTAAGGNVALLGAAAKAA
- a CDS encoding Do family serine endopeptidase produces the protein MSALKSIKSALLASAIAAAALPVAAPVWAQAAPQLQSFAPLVEAAKPAVVTVVTRQALPDMVPSQFQMPENIPDPFRDFFERFGAPGMPGMPPAPEGRPEERQGLGSGFIIDESGVIVTNNHVVAGAEEITVILDDGSEHEAELVGRDDRVDIAVLRIDAGRDLPTVAWGDSDAVRVGDWAVAIGNPLGLDGTVTAGIVSARGRNINSGPYDDYLQVDAAINRGNSGGPLFDLEGRVIGVNTAILSPSGGNIGLGFAIPSDQAQEIVADLLEDGRIERGWIGVSIQPVSPDIAESLGLEDATGALVAQVTPDSPAAQAGLMPGDVVLGFGDEPVGELRDLTRAVAEAPVGAEAEIRIWRNGAETTLAITPALLDAEMAGTAEVRPAVVEVPQLGLTLGTTEAGVAVAEVLPGAAADEAGLRAGDLILSVNQTEATSPALVAEVVQAAQDDGRGSVLVLVEREGMRRFVTLETGLT